A region of the Phaseolus vulgaris cultivar G19833 chromosome 11, P. vulgaris v2.0, whole genome shotgun sequence genome:
AAAGTAAATATTgaggtttatatttttttcagtaGCACCAAAATATTTACACATTTATTAAAactgaataaaattatttttaaaacattttacaactatttaataaaatttcctAAAGAATGATTGTGCACTTATATATGGTTTTGCTTGTGGAAGAATAATGCACGACAATATCTTAAATTAAATAAGGGAAAATGAGCATATTTAAAAAAGACAGTATTTAGGTCCcctaaattttttcttttttttaaatagacaCTTAAACCTTAATGTTATTACAATTGAtttcaatttatattatttgttagTAGACACCTTAAGTTTTAATATTCTTTCTATTACTTATTAAattttgcatttttattttaatagacACCTAAaatttctaattaattattcaaattttattaactatttttatgaaaaaaaaaatcatctaatCTCACCATTAAAACTCATTAAACTGTTTAAAATAAAGTATTGCATCATCAACAAGCTGAATCAAAGTCCTATATATTTAAAATCTGTAGatttatatataaacaattaaagaatttaagaaattaaaaaaataaaccttttgaatttttattttctatatttttgttttgatttataaaaatgaattataacaaaaagaagaaaaattaatgaattgatGACGTTTGATCCAAATGATTTAACTCAAACTTGctataaaacatatttatgaaAAGCACGACAAGTTTGAAAGAGTTAATTAGACTGGAATTAAATTCTAGATGTCTatttatgaaaacaacaaaGTTCAATAATcaattaacattaatttaaaactaaattataacTTAAAGTATTTATATGTAAAAGGGATAAAATTTGagaattaattaaaacaagGTGTAACCTCGTTAAATTATAATTTGCCtctttaaaattacattaaaataacattggtaagtattttttaaaattatcatacattctcaaaattattttaattaacaaaaaaaatattaaaaacaattagGGATTGTGCGTTGTATAAACTTACAAATTAGTTGTTCATAAAATTCAATTAGTTGTTGGGGGAAAAAGCAAGAGtacaaaatatttcaataaactatgtaaaaacaattaaattgaatgatctaaaattaattttagagagattaaaaaaagtttataatattttcataaaatacaTTGTAGTAGATTTTCATAAAATGTACAATCTaatgaaaaaactattttactaTGTCTCACATAAACTCCATAACCATTTTAAATACCTCATTGATTAGATAAAAATATGGTTTGAGAACTCCAAGACTGTTAcgaagtgaattttaagccaaactcaaccccataaaaccggctcatgaggttgaggtttgcacacacttatatacaatgaaagattctaatctctagttgacgtggaatctccaacacacccctcacaccgagactgtcaactcgtgcgtgggactatatattatgggtggtccgatagcggcctgatagcgggtggcctgataagcccaacaaatactcgctaggataggcttgaaaatggctctgataccatgctacgaagtggactttaagcctaacttaaccccataaaaccggctcatgagattgaggtttgcactcacttatatacaatgaaagactttAATCTCTAGTTGACGTGGGATCTCTAACAAAgatttgtatataattttttatgtaatatatataataaaagataaatttataattaaatgatataaaaaatattaaaataataatattaaaatttgtaataaaattatataaaatttattaattattactaTATGATTACCTAAAATGTGACGTGGTAGATGGGTTTGTGGTAATGAGAACACTATAAGAGACCCAATGGGCCGAAGAATATCgtaaaaaagattaaaacttATTACTAATCGGTTAAAAACATGTTCCCTAGTCTCTCTCTTGCTTGAATGCATTCAAGAACATTCTCATTGTTGAAGTCCACTTCAACTTGTTCCGCAGCGCTACCCTAAGCATTGGGATTAGGGCTTCTAAGTTGTAACTATAATAGAAATCACGAGCTACGTTAATCCCAACGTCTCTGCACTCTGCGAGATTCTCAGTGATTCCTCGTCAACACAATCTCTGAATTCGATCACAAACCGTGGAGTACCTTCGTTTCTTCTACTTGGAGGAATCAGCAATCGGTTTTCCGTCACTCTCCTCGCATCCGTTAAATTAGAGGTGAGCCACTACACCGTaaccgtttttttttttttttctggatttgATCGATTTGCATTACTTCAATTTCAATGCAATGCCGTGACGAGGTTCTTATGAGTCACCAGATGTATATCTCAATTCTTGTTCGAACTGCAATTACATTTACCTGCTTCATTGTTGCCAGATCATACAAAATTTTTACTTAGATTAATTCGGTTAGTTTATATTTAGATCTAAATCTCGTCACCGCGGCATTATTCCGTCAGTAAGAGACTCACAATTTTTTACTAATCTTTCAATACTCCCTCGCCACCGTGAAGAGCTTGTTCTACATCCTTGATTGTGTagacatttaatatttttgctattattttatttgcttGATAAGGATAGTAGTTTGTTCTATTTTGTCACACATGATGATGGTTAAGTTGAAAATCGCTCTGCCAAGAGTTGCTTTGCAGGCATACATGGAAAAGCCGTGCTTAGCTGATTGTTTTATGATTTCTTATTGCTTTTTAAGGATGCTTCCTCTGAACACTACTTGCTCTTTGATTGCATATCGTATACCTTAAtctaaattattagttatttagCTTCATTGCATCAATTCTACTTTACCCATCCAATCCTGAAAGTAATGAGAAACGAAATCTGGAAATGTGATTACAACAGAAAGTGGAACTACATCACTGCATATGGCATAATTTCATGTTTTCATTCTGTTTATAAGGTTTTAGGGAAATTGTCTTGGCTATTGGTACAAGGGAAATAAATTACATTAAGTACAATAATATGTCTTTTCTAACCCATTTCATGTCATTTATGTCTCTACTTGTATGAAAGGACTAAACGTGAGACTTTCTCTATCCATAATGAAGCACCCAAAAGTTGAACCCAACATTATGCCATTTAAATCTAAAAAACAGTGATGATATCTTTTTTGGAATGACTGCTGTAGAACCTAATTGCATTTAGCaatataatttatgtttaatgGCTTATTCGGTTCTTATAACTAAAAGCCCTTGttcttttaatttctattttaaaacatcatattttaaatCCTAGACAACCGTTTTTAATCCCTTCAATGAGAATTAAAAGTGATTGAAGATTATATGTGTAGGCACTAGAAGGAAATATTTATAGGTAATAGGGACTAAAATGAGTGTTTTTAACTATAGGAaccaaatgaaaaattaaactTGTAATTTATATGGCTGTTTTAAGGAAAGTTGTTATGATAATACTGTCGATGTCGATACTTCCATGTTTTGAACCTACGGTCTTTCCGTTTATGTTAGTGGAAGGGAGAGCTATTTGCTTCCAGTTCACAATGGCCGATttccttttctcttttagtCAAACATTTGCCCACATATGTGTTATATCTACAAGGTCTACAGAAATATAAAATGACTAGATAGTTCTCCTTGACGCTGAGATTGATAATAATAGAGATTTGGGTATTATAGAGTGCTTAAGTTTCGTATCAAGTAGATGGAGTAGTTAAATGGTTTGATTCTCCTCCTTTAGCGGGTAGGTTTTAAGGGAGGGTTTTGCTTGTCTTTCAGATGCTTATACCATTTCTTTGTATTAGCTTCATGGCTTGGTATTCCTTATTAGGATGTATAGGTGCTTAATTTTTTTGGACAATGTATGTTTAAACTTTGccttgaatttaaaatatttagacTACTGTAGGCTACCCTTTTCACTATTGTGTATATCAGTGCAGCCAATAAATGGCCTACTTTGTTTGAAAAGAGAGCATGCATTTCTCTTTACGGTTTTCCTCGTTAGTTTTTTTGTATGGATCAGTCAGTTTCTTCTGTTGATTTGCCATGTCGTAAGATAAATTCTTATAAGCCTTGTGGGTTGTCATCTTCAGGCCAATTCTCCCCCTTTCAGTCTAACATTAAGTACAAACTGATGGCAAAGCTAAACTCACCTCAGAAGCCGCATATTATTTCACAAATCTTGTCAGCTATTGCATTTATGATTGACTTAAATGTAACATCTCTTTCAATGGATTAAGTTCACTAATAAGAATCTTGAAACTGGAAGCTAGTTTAACATTTCTCTGAATTGTTGAATGTTTGATTTATTACTTGCTGAACCTAACCACTGTTATGCACTTGTTCCAGCCAGAGAGAAGCTGTTAAAGTTTTCATATGGAAAGCCACTCCGTCATCATAAAATCCAAGGGATAGAAATCTCTTTTGTGCGccatcaattaaaaaaattcccaTCTTATATTCAATTCAAGTAAGTAGGCAACGTAATTCCTAAGTTTGTGTAATATTTGAACTTGAAATGCCACTAAAGAACCATATTAAAAACGATTTTTTTAGAAGATAACCCTATAGACTAAtcttatttgttatatttttcattttttccttAGGGATGACGTAAATGATTGcaagataataaaataaacataaaacaaaGTTGTCATTGTCGATTCATATACGTTGAACTCGATAAAGCCAAGCTGGACTGACTGCAGGGCAGGGCCTAAGCTCTCAAAAAAAAGAGGCTACAAAACATTGGACTGGCCCCATTCACATAAAATCCTAGCTGAAGACAACTAAAAACTATACAGATACATATACAAAAGCTATACACTCAACGTACACCAAAATTCACAGTTATGTTACATGAAACTGTTGGACATTCCCTTCCTACTGCCTCATCTCTGCAAGATGAGTTGAATTTACAGGTCGCGTTAGGTTCCTCACCAGATGCTGGCGAATTTTTAGTTTCCTCACGGTACAAGCTGACACATCTCATGCATACAAACTTAGAAGGCATGCCATCAGAATTATCAATTCCAGCGCATCTGGTATGCTGCCAAACGCCACATGTATCACATGCTAACATTTTCTCTCCATCATCATCCTTAGCCCCACAGGTGCAATCAACCTTCCACGCCTCAGTTCCTCGTTCCATTCGGAATCTGCTTAGCCCATGTTTGGCTGGGCATTTACCTTGAATTCGGACTGATCCACTTGTTCCGAGCAATAACTTTACGGTGAGCGAATCACTGATTGACCCATATCCCAGGAGTTCTTCAGCTTGAAACCTCTTATACATTGCATACACCTCTTGAAAAGCACTAGTGGCTTCGCTCTTGAGCTCAGCAACGGTGGCATTCAAAGGCAACACAATAAGCTCTGGCGGTGGGCATGGATCTTCCTTAGGCTGATCAGAAAGCTCCACATGGCACCACAACCTAATCACAGAAGGCAGTTCTATGGCCATTTCATATGGCTTGTAATCCTTCATAAATTGTTTACAGTCAAGGAGCTTCCTGGCTGAATCAGCAACCCTTTTCCTCATAATCCTAGGTCTGTAGGACATCATTTTCTCAGGATGTATTATcgaatcaaataaaaatttcaagtCAGAGATCAGTTGCCCTTCTGTAGGATAGCTTAAATCTGTACTTAATCCATTACTCCTTGGTCCCAACCTGTtattaagtatatatatatataacacaagCTTTAGATACATTAATTAAGATGTAATTGACAAAAGCCATGTCATCTTCAACCTCACCTGAACTCGATTGCACTGGAAATTGGATTACATCGTGAACAAACCACCATCCCATTGGCAGCTAATTTCCCAGGCAAGTGCTTAAGACAGTAGTCAAGAAGCTCTGGAGATGAAACACCCCTGCATACTGCACCCTTGAGAGCACGCCTTGTCACCCATTTGGACTCAGTACACGCCCCCGATGCAAGCAACACCTTGACAAGAGCATGTTGCACCTCTTCAACATCATTTCCCGTCCACGTACACAACAGATTACTGGTCTGCTTAAAACTTGTCGTGGCTATTGGCTTACGACATTCATGAATCAATACCAACAAAAAGGAGAACAGATCTTGAATGTTCAGAAGTTCTGTTTCTGCCAAAGACTGGTAAAGAGAAATGACACACTCCAAGCGGCTTCGTGGTCCCCGACCGTGGAACGAAAATGACGACAAGGGCATATTCGACAGTGTATTCACAGCGTTTTTGTACGCATCTTGGGTAAGAGCATAGCTGCCAGTTCCAAACTCATAAGCCCAATTGCCATACCAGGAATGTCCTTTGGTGATTGCATGAAGCAAACGGTATTCCAGCCCAAATTTCTTGGACAAGTCCATCACGCTAACCTTcctgctcaagaacacaacacaGTTAACTCAAAACAAAGGGGTGGTGCCCATCCAGATGCCAAATGTAAGAAAACAAATTATTCGAACCTCACAGAAATTGATGTACACAGCCTATCCCAGAAATCCATAATATCAAATCCAGATAGAAGCTTCGAGCCACCTTCTCTTCCACTAAGTGTAAGCAGGTGACCATAACCATTGGAATGGACCACACCATGAAGAAGATGCGTGTTATCTTCAATCTGAAGATACACCCAGTCCTCAAGGTCATCCACAGTGATGGCAAAGTTACACGATTTACACCTACAGCCATGCAGAAGATTAGTTACTCTGCATTCAAATATCCCAAAGAAAATGTTTCAATGAAAACCATAAAAATATGCATACCTTGTTTCAGATAATTGGAGCAGGTTCCCACATCTTGAACAAGGTCTTTGATATGGTTCGACCGCATTACTCGCAGCCCTTATTATGAAATGGTATCGCTTTCGACACACCGGATGCCCACTCCACCCTTTGTTTTTTCAACATAAAGTCAGCATTAGAGCACAACCATACATTTCCCATATGCCCCATATAAAAATCTATATCACTAATATTTGTCTGTTTTCCCACACTAAATATTGTTatcaattattaaattattaatactacattattataaatatataaataataataataatacatacataaaaaaaaacatgggcAAAATATATTTACTGTATTTGGCCTACGAGGAAGTAGGAAAAAGAAAATACTATAAAGTTTTGGTTTAATTTTCAGCCAAATTCTGGAAGGGAGAAATATTAGGTGGATTaattagtaaaaattaaaattatctgcctgtttaattttattttaagctAATGAGAAATACATGGGTTCAGAATCAGTGAGTCACAGACTCGGCGAGTGGGGGCTCACCAACGACTCGGCACTGGTCACAATAAACAGAAGTGCGAGAACGGGTAACATCCTCCTCGACAATGTCAAGAGTAACGACCGCCGGCGAGAGATCGGGTCCGTCGACGAGGTCTCCGACACGGAACAAGATCTGCCACGTCATAAGGGACGGAAAAAGGGAGGGAGGAAAGGTGATGCGCGCGTGGTCTGAGAGGAAGCGTTGGACACAGGTCCGGAAGGGTTGGCCGGAGGGGGAGTCGGCGGTGGCCGGAAAAGTGAGGAAATCGTAGAGATCAGCCGTGACCCTCCTCTTCATCCTCTTGGAAGGTCTCTCGTTGACCACCATGATTGAGTGTGGAGGTTTGAGAGAAGATTAGGGAGAAGAGATCTGAAAGATGAGAGGGTGATGGAGGAGAGTATGATTGAGAGGCTATGGAAGCTGAAACGCTGAAACAGTGAAACAGAAAAGGCTGCAGAGTGAgggtagaagaagaagaaggcgCTAGTCGCTAGGGTTAGATGGTTGATTTATTTTTGCATATATCCACTTTTCTTGATGGCATATTTGTCATTTTCCCTTTTTTCATGGCGGTTCACTTTCCCTTTCTCTCTCAACTGCCTTTTCAATTTCCACATCTTTTCATTCTCTATTTCTATTATTACTCCTATATTTCTCTTTTCTataaaaaatctatttaatttatatatttgaatataattaTTTCTCCCACTAATtagtaattttcttataattatttcattcagtttttcattttcaatatctcaagcatttaataaatacaaatgtatttatttttattttttagcattttaaatataatgcataataacaatttattaaCTTTCcacttttttcattttcaattactttttttaattcagACAATTTcactatttttccttttttaatattttacaaacAAAAGCTTATCCTATATCTGTTAcattctataatattttttttactgtcAACTATATATTTATCCACATTATTTATTaatctaattttttaatagaaattcAATTCAAGATATATCCTGAATTCTATACAGCTATTTTTctaattatgttaaaatattatgaaataataaaatagatgCTTTAAATTTTgatctttttaataaaaacatttttctctttgttgtttatatttatttagttgaCTCAAATATCTTAGGTAATCtgttgtttatatttatatagttgattttcttaattatctattaatagaatttaaaattaattttatattataatttaaaatagtcattataaatctaaattatagttatatttaaatttatttatgtatgaaAATGATGAATTACAATAAactttatttatgtatttaaaaattattacttattataaatttggttggtaaattttacttttatacaTCAACTGacataaatattaattcaaCAAGAAAGTGGAATCCTTTGGATTTAGTAATAATATGTATTTGAAAAGTTGATGGGAGTAATATTTATATGAACCTGCTGTGATGAAAAATCTATCAATGCACTGTTATAATACGCTTACGTGTCACGGGTGAAATAAAGAATGAGAAACCATAGCGGGTGACGATAAAATCTGAATTAGGCGGTTCTGATTAAAACCTTTATATTTGGGAATTGGCGtcttttcaacaattttttgaattttcattCTCCCACTCAAATAAAACGTTAAACCCCGCGTCTTTCATTTCCTAGGAAAACCCACACTTTTTTTTTGTcagttttatttataatttgaaacaatgttttaaataaaattacacactgcacaaaataaatatttttatgaaataaaaatttaaatttttttaatcatattatatttagaattactatcataaatattttaaaatgtgtaATTTATATTGAGAATTTATAAGTTTGTATTGCACTGAATAAAATGCTAAGTTCATATAACTAAAAGTTTTAATGAatacatatgtatatataaatcaTATTATAACGAAATAGTTTAATAAAGTAGTATTTTTATGTGAACAAGTTAGtactttaaattataatttatattttaaattacaataaataatttatacagTGATCcagtatttttaattattgaagATTTAAACTAATTAAGATTTAAGCTAGAGTTCAATAAATTGAAAATGATAGATTTAATTTAACatataatttgattaaatatatcatatttaaCTTTCATATATTACATGTAATATTTTCTTAGAGACCTTTTGCATTGAATTGGGACAGACATAAGATATTAGTACTCACAACCTAACAAATCAATTCTTTATATCAAAATAGTCACATATTTGTCGTTTAATTGggattaattttttgttattaaaaatatgctcttatttgataatttcatgttttataattactactttgttatcatattttaataagtataaaaaaatatatcacaAATACAAAGTAATTGTTAAGTTTTGCATTATTTAGTATCcacaataataatatatcagatgacttttaaagataaaaaaaataatattttaagaatggatcatactattattattttaataaacttaagttaaaacaataattaaatcataaaataaatttatgaaaaaactcATGTTCTTGTTTATTAATTAAACACAATAAACACATTATTGTATTTAAATATAGAAATgattgagaaaaatatattaacaaaaaaaaattatgtctatttttaattaataattttgacCATCcctaattagaaaaaaaaaatagtttatacttCAAACACTTGGAAGTGTCTTATCTCATGCTACTCATAACATTCTACAATAGTGATTGTCCTTACCCTTTTATCTTTATCAAGGGATTAGGTTTAAAGGTTAGTAAATCACTTGCCTTTACCCTTCTTCTTCTACTAGCATGGTGGTTCGACCAATAGCTTGGAAAAGTATGTTTTTAATCTTTCATCTTTTATTCACTATTCTTCTATGATTTTTCTTTATGCTTTTGTGGGCTCCACCCATATCTATTGTGTGAGTTCTTGTTTCTACCAAATGTCAATACTTCtttgatggaaaaaaaatattcataagcATAGGTAGATGGCCATTATAACCAATAGTCAAGTCAAATATGAATGTGACAAGTTGCACATAGTTGTTTCTTTCACCAAATATTTCTCTCACTTGTTAAGATGTCTTTATTCATTCTTACTTGAATGAGATGAGAATaatagaattgaaaaaaaaatagaaagtgaAGTTCTTTGACTTAATAGAAAGATAGTAGATTTGaactgaaaaaatataaatgatttgattaatataatataacaatttttatatcaatatatttataaaataaaattttaaaacaatttttagttatttttaatttattaagttattttaatatgtttactttatttatttattttattgttaaaaaataataataaattatatagaatatatatttctttatgcTTTCCCTTCTCCCTCATTGCGTCGCGCACTCAGTGTTCTTTTACATTTTCGTGTTTAGTTTGATTTTTTGGATTTTCGATAACGTTGGCCACCGTGGTGTGAGCCATTCACCATTTATTCTCCTTGTTGTATCGCGTACAGTTCATGGTTGCCACATTTTTCATTCTCATTTCGTTTTTGGGTTGAGTTATTTGGAGCACCAGTGACATTGGTCGTGGTGCGAGAGTTTCGTCGCCACTGGTTGGGGTTTGATCTTCTCCTTCTGGTGTTCTCTCTCATCGCACCGCACTATTGTCTCGTTTTTCAAGTTGTGTGTTTACATTTTTAGATCACAAAAGTCTTTCGTGTTGGATTGTGTTGCTAGGTTTGGTTCCGTCCTTGCTTGTAGACGTGCCTTTGTGTCTGGAAAGAATTAGgttaattaagatttttttgttGTCTCCACACATATGCATTTAAACACAAACTAGTTTTTTTATACTTTGCATCAGTTATAAAACTGATGTAAAATGTGATAAATTTGTTACATAATTGATATCTACATCgacaataaaattaatgtaataaatCTTCTAATATCaatgtaaaatatattatttacacTAATAATGCTTTACaaaatataatgtaataaaaGATATACCAACTATATGTTACATCACTTAGAAAACACTAAATTTGATGACAAAAGTAATAACACCTAAAAGCTACTACTTTATTAACACAACTAACATGGTGTGAAGGTGATATTTGGAAGTCCAATGCaatatgaaatatgaaataaaaatttaaagtatCATGATATACAATAGAATAGTATTTgaaattatgaatatttaaagCTTAATATTCATTCCTATAGATTTCCACAATGGTAGCGGGAATGCCAATCTGGGTCTCTGAACAGAGTTGACATGATTGCAAGGATAATGAATCTGATTATGGAAGATTTTGTGTCAAGCTTCTTCCCAACAAGGAAGGAATGAAAAGAGAGCCAAAAGTTTCtcatcttcctctctctcacaTACTCATCAAATGCTTCCTCTGCCACTGCAATGTTTATTTCAGTTTCTTCTGTTTTCTTTGCATTGTTGAACTTCTTTTGTGCCAGGCATCTAGCAAGAACAATGCCATCTTCTATGGAGGCTGAGCCACCCTGTGCAACGAATGGCCCAGTGGCATGCATTGCATCACCAGCAATTGTCACTGTTCCTTTCCTGAAGCTGTTAAAGAGCAACTCCCATGGTGCCCTATACTTCAACTCAGTGAGGTGCAAGAAGCTCAAGTTGCAGTTTTTAATCATCTCCGTAGGCCCTTCTGGGAAACCTTTCATTGATTCCATCAAGGATTGTCTAATGAGAACTGGGTCTTTCCAAATTGTTGAATCtgcaattttttaaatagttatgAAAAGTTTAATTAGAATGAGATCAAGAACCTTTAACATGCATGTATGAGATAAGAGAAGTTGGTGACCTCTAGAAGTTCTTAGCCTTGTGACAAACCAGTAAACGAGTTTGTCTGTGACTGGAATTCTTCCAAGTTGAACTTGGCCTCTGCTCATCATAACAAATTCACTGGCAAATTGATGACCATTTGGATAATTTGTGAAGCCTCGTGCAACACATGTGGAGAAGAGGGAGAGTGTGGTTCTGTATAACCCAAACATGCTTCCAATGGCAGAATTCACACCATCACATCCAATAACAACCTATACCAGTATACATAAACATGTTAACATTGAGTATTTGATAAACACAAACATT
Encoded here:
- the LOC137818209 gene encoding PHD finger protein At1g33420 — translated: MVVNERPSKRMKRRVTADLYDFLTFPATADSPSGQPFRTCVQRFLSDHARITFPPSLFPSLMTWQILFRVGDLVDGPDLSPAVVTLDIVEEDVTRSRTSVYCDQCRVVGWSGHPVCRKRYHFIIRAASNAVEPYQRPCSRCGNLLQLSETRCKSCNFAITVDDLEDWVYLQIEDNTHLLHGVVHSNGYGHLLTLSGREGGSKLLSGFDIMDFWDRLCTSISVRKVSVMDLSKKFGLEYRLLHAITKGHSWYGNWAYEFGTGSYALTQDAYKNAVNTLSNMPLSSFSFHGRGPRSRLECVISLYQSLAETELLNIQDLFSFLLVLIHECRKPIATTSFKQTSNLLCTWTGNDVEEVQHALVKVLLASGACTESKWVTRRALKGAVCRGVSSPELLDYCLKHLPGKLAANGMVVCSRCNPISSAIEFRLGPRSNGLSTDLSYPTEGQLISDLKFLFDSIIHPEKMMSYRPRIMRKRVADSARKLLDCKQFMKDYKPYEMAIELPSVIRLWCHVELSDQPKEDPCPPPELIVLPLNATVAELKSEATSAFQEVYAMYKRFQAEELLGYGSISDSLTVKLLLGTSGSVRIQGKCPAKHGLSRFRMERGTEAWKVDCTCGAKDDDGEKMLACDTCGVWQHTRCAGIDNSDGMPSKFVCMRCVSLYREETKNSPASGEEPNATCKFNSSCRDEAVGRECPTVSCNITVNFGVR
- the LOC137826261 gene encoding monooxygenase 1-like, which produces MDRNVDAEIVIVGAGICGLATALALHRKRIKSVVLERSETVRATGAAIIVQANGWHALHQLGIASTLRQTAIPIQRGRFISLNEAEPMEFPFGVNQEFRCLKRSDLVKVMADNLPKGTIRTNCQVLSIDLDPVTNFPHLMLSNGTVIHAKVVIGCDGVNSAIGSMFGLYRTTLSLFSTCVARGFTNYPNGHQFASEFVMMSRGQVQLGRIPVTDKLVYWFVTRLRTSRDSTIWKDPVLIRQSLMESMKGFPEGPTEMIKNCNLSFLHLTELKYRAPWELLFNSFRKGTVTIAGDAMHATGPFVAQGGSASIEDGIVLARCLAQKKFNNAKKTEETEINIAVAEEAFDEYVRERKMRNFWLSFHSFLVGKKLDTKSSIIRFIILAIMSTLFRDPDWHSRYHCGNL